The Candidatus Margulisiibacteriota bacterium nucleotide sequence CTGGCAGATCTTGATCCAGCCGCTGTTGCTTCGGTAGAGCTGGTCGGTCAGTTCGCGGAAGTACTCGGGGTTTTCCGGGATGTCCGAATCAAGCAGGACAAGCGGGATGACCTTGGTCAGGTCGTAGGAGTAGACGTAGTATTTCCAGAGCTTGAGCTGGAGCTTTTGGCCGCTGATCTCGATCTCGACGCGCGGTTTCAGCGGGACCAGGCCGGGGTAGGTGTGGGGATCCCAGGTCATCTCTTCGGGGGCCTGGCCGCCGGAGCGGAACCAGAACTTCTGCTTGAAATAACCTTTCCCCCAGAGTATCCCGATGCCGGCCAGGGAGAGGCCGACGTCGGCGGCCGATTTCAAGCTGTCACCGGCCAGAACACCCAGACCGCCGCTGTAGATTGGCAGGTCGAGCATCTTGTTGAGCGGCAGGTGGTGGTAATAATCCATATCCTTCATGTTGGAGAAGACTTCGTGGTTGGCGACGCTGTTATGCTGGTCGATCGGGTTGACCGTCTTGAAGGTGTTGTAGACGCTGGGAGCGAGGCCGTATTCCATGGAGAAATAAGCGATCGACGGCGTCGCTTTGTCCAGCAGGCGCTCTTCCGCTTCGATCAGCGAGGCGGCGGGATAACCGAAATACTCCGTGTCGGTGATATCTTTCAGGTACTTCTCGTTGGCCGGATCAAGCTGGATCATCTCGGCTGTTTTATTCACAACTGTTATTTTAGAGTAAAACGGATAGGATGTGAAGAGGTATCCTCACCCCCTTAATCCCCCTCTCCATCTTTGATGGAGAGGGGGAAACCCCGAACGAGAGTGAGGGGAGGGGGTGAGGAAGGCGGCAAGCCTTGCCTTTCTCCCCTCCTGACGCTAAAATGGGTTCACGATGATCAAGATCGGCACTTATAAATTACCCGGCAAGATTATCATGGCGCCGCTCTCCGGCTGTACCGACCTCGCCTTCCGGCTCATGGCCAGGCGCTACGGTGCCAAACTCTGCTTTCTGGAGATGGCCGATGCCAATTCGCTCGTCCACCAGGATGTCGGCATTACCGAGTTTTTTAAGACCAACCGCGAGGACCAGCCGTTGGCCGCCCAGCTGGTTGGCGGCGAGCCGGCGGCGATGGTTGAGGCGCTCCAGCGTTTGCTGACCCTGGTCAAACCGGCTTTTATCGACATCAATGCCGCCTGCCCGGTCAGAAAAATGGTCGGCAAGAAAGCCGGTTCATATCTGATCTTTGAGCCGGCGCGGCTCTACCGGATAGTGGAGGGAGTAGTTGCGGCTTCGTCTTTACCGGTGACCGTTAAGCTCCGGACCGGTTTTGAGCGGCGGGACCGGAGACATCTCTTGACCATCGCCCGAAACCTGGCCAAGCGGGGAGTGGCGGCGATCTTTATCCATGGCCGGACCAGAGGGCAGGGCTATTCCGGTGAGGTTGATTACGCGGCGATCAAAGCGGTTAAAGAAGCGGTCACCATCCCGGTCTTCGGTTCGGGGAATATTTTCTCGCCGGAGCTGGCCAAAAAGATGTTTGACCTGACCGGTTGTGACGGGATCACGGTGGCGCGCGGCGCGCTCGGCCACCCCTGGATCTTCCGGCGGATCGAGCACTACCTCAAGGATGGGAAACTGTCACTCGAGCCTTCGTCCCGGGCCAAGATGACCGCCCTGAAAGAGCACCTCGCCTTGTTGGCCGAGCACCGGCGGACCAGCCAGTTAGGCTGGATGCGCAAGGTGGCGATCTGGTACCTGAAAGGTTTTCCCGACGCGTGCGAATGGCGCAACCGTTTTGGCCGGGCTAAAAGTTACGAGGAGATGCTCGGCTTAATCGACGAGCAGCAGGAGAAACATCAGGCCGATCCCGCAGAGAAGGAATAAGAGCTGCAGGCAGGAACGGCGCAGGCCGACCTCTTTTTTTAATTCCGGGATCAGGTCAGACCCGGCGATATAGATAAAACCTCCGGCGGTCAGCGGGATCAGGACCCGGGTGATCGTGGCGTCATTTAAACTTAACCCCAGCACGACGAACGCCCCGAGGAAGGCGGTCAGGGCCGAGAGAAAGTTGAAGAGGAGGGCCCGGCCGCGGCTTAAGCCGGCATAGACCAGCACGCCAAATTCCCCGATCTCCTGCGGCACTTCGTGCAGGATGACCGCGATGGTTGTGGTCACGCCGAGCGGGAGGCTGACCAGGAAACTGCCGGCGATCACCATCCCGTCGATAAAATTATGCAAGCCGTCGCCGATGATGTTCATCCAAGCGAGCGGGTGAGGATGGTTAGCCGAGGTCGGCAGGTGGCAATGGCGCCAGCAGACGACCTTTTCCAGGATAAAGAAGAGGAGGATGCCGGCGAGCAAGGCGACCGGGACGCTCAAGCCGCCGCCGTTGTCCTTGAAGGCTGCGGGGAGGAGATGGATAAAGGCGTCGCCAAAGAGGGCGCCGGCCGAGAAACTGACCAGGAAAAGAAGGGTATTCTGCAGCCATTCATCCTTCAAATAAACGAAAAATATTCCCACCAGCGAGATCAAACTGACGACGGCGACCGCGGTCATGGTATAAAGCCAGACGAGATTCATGATGTTATTATATCACGCTCCCCGGAGGGAAGTGTTGGGGACAAAGTGCCGCGCCGCTTCGACCATCTCGACTAATTTTTCTTTGGGGTAGGGTTGTGCCTTTCGCAAGGTTTCGTCATAACAGTTGCCGGGGACGAACTGCTGGAGGACAAAGCGTTTCGCTCCGGCGATCCCCTCGGCCATATGTTTGATATCGTCAAGATCGAGCAACCCCGGGACAACGGTGGTGCGGAACTCGTAATTCCGGCCGCTCCCCATGATCAACTGGACCGATCGTTTGACCTGCTCGAGCTCGGTTTTAGTGCCGGTCAGCCGGTCGTAGCGCTGATCGAGCGGCGCTTTCAGGTCCATGGCGATATAATCGACCAATTTGTCGTCGATCAGCTCCTGCAGGCCGTCCGGGTCGGCTCCGTTGGTATCCAGTTTGATGAGGAAACCGTGGTTCTTGATCCGTCGCATGAAATGGCGCAGGCCGCGCCCCTTATGGAGGAGGGGTTCGCCGCCGGTCAGGCAGATCCCGTCGAGAAAATCCTGGTGTTCCAGCAGGTATTTTTCGATCTTATCCAGCGGGATCGTCTCGAACTCGTGCGGGTTGACCACCAGGCCGGAATTATGGCAAAAAGGACAGCGGAAGTTGCAGAGCGGCAGGTAGAGGGTGGTGACGATCTTGCCGTCCCAATCGAGGAAGGAGGTCTCGGTCATCCCTTTGATCTCGAGGTCAGCCATAAAAAGCAGTATAACACGATTTATTTGACCGGTCATAGGCCGTTTGCTACAATAACAATGTATTCTCGCCTAAGAGAGTCGAGGTATTCCCCGGTAGCGCAGTGGTAGCGCAGGTGACTGTTAATCACTTGGTCGTAGGTTCGAATCCTACCCGGGGAGTCTCTCGACTCGCTCACTTTGTTTGCTGGCCGAGATTTAATAAATATGTCCTATTTTGTTTACATCCTTGAATGTGCCAACCAAGCTCTTTATACCGGAATAACCACTGACCTGGAACGCCGCTTTGCTGAACACAAGGGTGGCAAAGGTGCACGCTATACATCGGCCAATCCTCCGATCCGTATTCGATATTCTGAGAAAAAAACCACGAGGAGCGCGGCGTTAAAACGCGAAGCCCAGATAAAAAGTTGGTCCAGAACTAAAAAGATCGCCTTAATAAAAGGTGCTAAAGGCATTCTTAAGGCCGCGGCAAGATACAGGAGCAGATAGCCATGACCAAACCAAACATAATACATCTGCCC carries:
- the dusB gene encoding tRNA dihydrouridine synthase DusB, whose protein sequence is MIKIGTYKLPGKIIMAPLSGCTDLAFRLMARRYGAKLCFLEMADANSLVHQDVGITEFFKTNREDQPLAAQLVGGEPAAMVEALQRLLTLVKPAFIDINAACPVRKMVGKKAGSYLIFEPARLYRIVEGVVAASSLPVTVKLRTGFERRDRRHLLTIARNLAKRGVAAIFIHGRTRGQGYSGEVDYAAIKAVKEAVTIPVFGSGNIFSPELAKKMFDLTGCDGITVARGALGHPWIFRRIEHYLKDGKLSLEPSSRAKMTALKEHLALLAEHRRTSQLGWMRKVAIWYLKGFPDACEWRNRFGRAKSYEEMLGLIDEQQEKHQADPAEKE
- a CDS encoding ZIP family metal transporter — protein: MNLVWLYTMTAVAVVSLISLVGIFFVYLKDEWLQNTLLFLVSFSAGALFGDAFIHLLPAAFKDNGGGLSVPVALLAGILLFFILEKVVCWRHCHLPTSANHPHPLAWMNIIGDGLHNFIDGMVIAGSFLVSLPLGVTTTIAVILHEVPQEIGEFGVLVYAGLSRGRALLFNFLSALTAFLGAFVVLGLSLNDATITRVLIPLTAGGFIYIAGSDLIPELKKEVGLRRSCLQLLFLLCGIGLMFLLLLVD
- a CDS encoding anaerobic ribonucleoside-triphosphate reductase activating protein, translated to MADLEIKGMTETSFLDWDGKIVTTLYLPLCNFRCPFCHNSGLVVNPHEFETIPLDKIEKYLLEHQDFLDGICLTGGEPLLHKGRGLRHFMRRIKNHGFLIKLDTNGADPDGLQELIDDKLVDYIAMDLKAPLDQRYDRLTGTKTELEQVKRSVQLIMGSGRNYEFRTTVVPGLLDLDDIKHMAEGIAGAKRFVLQQFVPGNCYDETLRKAQPYPKEKLVEMVEAARHFVPNTSLRGA
- a CDS encoding GIY-YIG nuclease family protein, producing the protein MSYFVYILECANQALYTGITTDLERRFAEHKGGKGARYTSANPPIRIRYSEKKTTRSAALKREAQIKSWSRTKKIALIKGAKGILKAAARYRSR